A window from Fibrobacter sp. UWB11 encodes these proteins:
- a CDS encoding nicotinate-nicotinamide nucleotide adenylyltransferase encodes MKNVAVLGGAFDPVHKDHMRVARTCLDRGFCDEVWFMPSPDRWDKTLNASPEDRFAMLELAFSGDKRLVLSDLEIQQGDYRGSYVFLMSLREKFPDINFRLLTGADTYEGIPHWRDPLNFYGTNYNGHLLLRDIELIVFARNGYPQPDMEQHNRKGYAPLYWLGPEQGFNGVYSSTAIRRELLLNRSVCPQGLEPSVYDYIIKHDLYRE; translated from the coding sequence ATGAAGAATGTTGCTGTTTTAGGTGGTGCTTTTGATCCGGTCCATAAAGATCACATGCGTGTGGCTAGAACTTGTCTGGATCGTGGATTTTGTGATGAAGTTTGGTTTATGCCGAGTCCCGATCGTTGGGACAAGACGCTGAATGCAAGCCCCGAAGACCGCTTTGCTATGCTTGAACTTGCTTTTTCGGGCGATAAGCGCTTGGTGCTTTCGGACTTGGAAATTCAGCAAGGCGATTACCGTGGTTCTTACGTTTTTTTGATGAGTCTCAGGGAAAAATTCCCGGATATCAATTTCCGCTTGCTGACCGGTGCCGATACCTACGAAGGTATTCCGCATTGGCGCGATCCCTTGAATTTTTACGGAACGAACTACAACGGACATTTACTGCTTCGCGATATTGAACTGATTGTGTTTGCTCGCAATGGCTATCCGCAACCGGATATGGAACAACATAATCGTAAAGGCTATGCTCCGCTTTATTGGCTTGGTCCGGAACAAGGTTTTAATGGCGTTTATTCGAGTACCGCTATTCGTAGGGAACTTTTGCTGAATCGTAGCGTTTGTCCGCAAGGACTGGAACCCTCGGTTTACGATTACATTATCAAGCACGATTTGTACAGGGAATAA
- a CDS encoding DUF3450 family protein: protein MNFSFLPKVLLCLGLTGVIAQAQETVESVRRQIKAVEAETAREKSMHDAEKKRHAEFVEVGRKKVQNLSAQNKSLKAEIDSLKVELKKISSARAKTNGSIRYFEGRKTKYADSLATVIDSLVPFFESDFPYRTDEAVKSIQEIASLLHKGLIETDDALNRTMEVFYDRIRLGYTTEVWKGFLQVDTRNVAGTYLRYGAVASIFVGNDGNDVLFLTRNGSGYAWKNVSEDLTMRTILKDVMKVAEGKTAPRLVTIPVSFPKEAN from the coding sequence ATGAATTTTTCATTCCTTCCTAAAGTATTGTTGTGTCTTGGACTTACAGGCGTAATTGCCCAGGCCCAAGAAACGGTCGAAAGCGTTCGCCGCCAAATTAAGGCTGTTGAAGCCGAAACGGCCCGCGAAAAATCAATGCACGATGCCGAAAAAAAGCGTCATGCCGAATTCGTCGAAGTCGGTCGCAAAAAAGTGCAGAACCTCTCGGCGCAGAATAAATCTCTAAAGGCAGAAATCGATTCGCTCAAGGTCGAACTCAAGAAGATTTCGAGTGCACGTGCCAAAACTAATGGCTCGATCCGCTATTTTGAAGGCCGCAAGACGAAGTACGCAGACTCGCTTGCTACCGTTATCGATTCTCTTGTACCGTTCTTTGAATCGGATTTTCCGTACCGCACGGACGAAGCGGTCAAGAGCATTCAAGAAATTGCAAGTTTGCTTCATAAGGGACTTATCGAAACGGACGATGCTTTGAACCGTACGATGGAGGTTTTCTACGACCGCATCCGCCTGGGTTACACCACCGAAGTTTGGAAGGGCTTTTTGCAGGTGGATACTCGCAACGTGGCGGGAACGTATTTGCGTTACGGTGCAGTCGCTTCGATTTTCGTTGGTAACGATGGTAATGATGTCTTGTTCCTTACCAGAAACGGCTCCGGCTACGCATGGAAGAACGTTTCCGAAGACCTCACGATGCGTACAATTCTCAAGGACGTGATGAAGGTTGCCGAAGGCAAAACAGCTCCAAGACTTGTAACTATACCGGTCTCTTTCCCGAAGGAGGCTAACTAA
- a CDS encoding RluA family pseudouridine synthase — protein sequence MGKAPSDMFFESEVRPEYEGRLLLDSLSDRFTYHSREDWIDRLTRGLVTINGVVANVETIAHRGDKVVYHVENYSEPEVPMDFETVFEDDEFILVAKPAGVPVHHTGRIFYNTFAAIIRREFDSETATPMHRLDRDTGGLILFARYGETAARFQKNLDRILLRKFYLAVVRGKFPEGEVECKMPLREDPEDPIRLRMHHRADGKECFTRFKLVRHLNCPEIAPELSLVEAELITGRKHQIRAHLAEMGFPIVGDRLYYRDGEYYQKLAQGGELTDDDIKVLGAHNQMLFAYKVELQLPYWNEPRTFESHAYPADMAKLLAE from the coding sequence ATGGGCAAAGCTCCTTCTGATATGTTCTTCGAGAGCGAAGTGCGCCCGGAATACGAAGGTCGCCTTTTGCTCGATTCCCTCAGTGACCGCTTTACGTACCACAGCCGCGAAGATTGGATTGACCGTTTGACGCGTGGTCTTGTGACGATTAACGGGGTGGTGGCGAACGTGGAAACGATTGCGCATCGCGGCGACAAGGTCGTGTACCACGTTGAAAATTATAGCGAGCCCGAAGTTCCGATGGATTTCGAGACCGTCTTTGAAGATGATGAATTTATTCTAGTTGCAAAGCCTGCGGGTGTTCCTGTGCACCATACGGGCCGCATTTTCTACAACACGTTTGCAGCAATTATCCGTCGTGAATTTGATTCTGAAACGGCAACGCCGATGCACCGATTGGACCGTGATACCGGTGGACTTATCTTGTTTGCAAGATATGGTGAAACGGCTGCGCGTTTCCAAAAAAATCTCGACCGCATTTTGCTCCGCAAGTTCTATCTTGCCGTGGTGCGAGGTAAGTTCCCCGAAGGTGAAGTCGAGTGCAAAATGCCGTTGCGCGAAGACCCGGAAGACCCGATTCGCTTGCGCATGCATCACCGTGCGGATGGCAAGGAATGTTTTACGCGCTTTAAGCTCGTGCGCCATTTAAATTGCCCCGAAATTGCACCGGAACTTTCGCTTGTCGAGGCGGAACTCATCACGGGGCGTAAACATCAAATTCGTGCTCATCTTGCTGAGATGGGTTTCCCGATTGTGGGCGACCGCTTGTACTATCGTGATGGCGAGTATTACCAGAAACTTGCGCAGGGTGGCGAACTCACAGATGACGATATCAAGGTGCTTGGAGCCCATAACCAAATGCTTTTTGCGTATAAGGTCGAACTCCAACTCCCGTATTGGAACGAACCCCGTACATTCGAAAGCCACGCGTACCCCGCTGATATGGCAAAACTCCTCGCAGAATAA